Part of the Spinacia oleracea cultivar Varoflay chromosome 5, BTI_SOV_V1, whole genome shotgun sequence genome, tggtttatctttttccaaaaatcaaaagatggtttatctttttccaaaaatcaaaagatggtttatctttttccaaaaatcaaaagatggtttcccttttccaaaaatcaaaggattggttttccgcttttccaaaaagagcgatgtgctggattttccttcgttttacgtcccataaaaacaaagggggtttttctcgtttagctaaccctgaaaataagaatctttaaaaacatttttacttcgtgatcgggcttggccaggcctggttacactttatagctttgatttcgaaaacgtctgtagatacttccaatgacaaagtgagggagtttctatgcatctgtaggtacttccaatgacaaagtgagggagttcctatacttaacaaattccaatgacacgtgaggaatatgttaacacttcaagtgatgacccttaagtcaaatgttatcactcgggggttcgtgagaccctcgcaaaacaggtcacatacaccatggattgtatgacgcactccgtctgatactttgaccatcgtcttactccaagactcagtcagagtgggggctaactgtagacacctacttttgtccccattcccgaaagggaaggttcgatgatgagaacgtaaatctccgcttggcaacgcatctcctataaaataacgaatctcaaaatcaccctttcatttcagccaaacctgctatttatagaaacctgctaaaaatggtaactgccataagaagtagttgttaaaagtggcaagacataaaagatagaaatctgtaagaattaggtgttgcactccaacataaagtcctaaaagagatagaattggcaaaggaattctattcctgttataattcgaaaataagagttacgtattaattaaattcctaacgaacccagagttcgtaacgggcccagacgcattccgtcataagttgatacgcactaagaaactctgataagtctcaaaagctctgtgattaagagtccaaatctgacaaaaggctcggctcaaaccctattttcaacgcctgggtttaggcgccgaaatcttcggcgcccagccctgggcgctgaaaatacctgggacgtgttgtctccgaattctctttcggttcggattctaaagtTCTATCCTTCcaccaactctttccctataaatacagcctcataatcgacgaaaaagaacacacaattcataatctgagtattgactccaaccctaagcctaagcctcacgctgcgaaattgatcccgcgttatgtcgcaatcgacccaaaagtcgaacagaacgtatcctgtcccttgtagctgatgaattaagcctaaatactggaacactgctcagaaacccgagattcgttagataaaaggagaaatagcaaagccaagtggttagttttctgagaaccgtgacgcacctctcaagggtgcgtcgtaatgtgtcccttcgcatgatttaatcgctttcatcaccctttataaaattgttaaactattaatatgattgatctatcacgcctaataaagataatatcttggacaattgaactatcatgctaggtaccttaaatcaatctaaataagataatcacgaccggtttagtattatgtgtttcatatttctaaaatcaattcagaatagtttaatagttaacgcatgtcccttcaattatttatgctgagctagtaagaataacctgcctctggagttatcgatgagcactcctctcggtagttacagtcccccgaactctcaatctctgccctgcgggtgtacgttgagcgatccccacaccagggatcataagggaacctatggccgtcgtggtcgaacataattgcactccctttatgtcacgataaccgggttttgtcagtttttctcattgtcgttaaaaactgaatggcgactcctatattactagtcgattgggtgtaaactcacaggaaatctaactacactctatctgacgacgtcacgcccatgagggacgaggtcatgcattagcctcgtgctttttcgaccccctcacagtcgcccagcaagccacacgcatcaacacacaccaaagcctcgccaggcccaacgcaaggccaggcccagcaaaggcttggcgcgcgcgcacggatcaggtgggctgcgagcatgggtCAGGCGCCGTGCagttcgcgtgggccgcgaggcatgcgcgcgggctgtgcagtgctcgtgctcgtgcttgtgtgcgtgctatacgaatcctaaagctatcggaattcgtgctatgattaaatcctaatcctaaaagataaaattaattatttagagttctaaaaggattctaattaattaattagtgttctaacaggattcgaaatccttttccatggttctataaatatatgcctagggtcataaatttacacacgagtttttcaacaagtattcatacaataaaagctgtgaCTTTGagtagaaaaatcagtcacattacttgcccatattagccgaaaataatagtagcttaagggcgattctagttggtcaatcttaaggcggatccggacgtgttgtggactatctacggaggaacgacacttggagtcctaaagacttgttcttgttcggttcgggcgcagctagggagggcacgctacaaagtgtatgcatctaaattatgctaactgattttgtgtaaataatatgtttcctggcattaaggtttttccgcatgatttatgtttttcatatgtatcataacctaacaccgctAACAACCCAAGGAGACCTGTGACCCGATTAGTATCCGACTAGTTTTAACTGAACCGAACCCGCATCCGACTACGATAGCAATCCGAAATCCAATTTTACCCGATAACTATTgtaatcgacccgacccgataaaACCCGATATCCGATTAACCCGCATTGGTGTTGACTCGGTCTGAATGATCACATAACCGACTTTCAACCGAATTTTGGACCGAGGGAGTAGAATTCTAAAAAATTAGTATTTGGCATCTTATATTAGATTTATAAAGTGATTTGAATTTGATAGTGAACTCGAGAGATACTCGATCCATACAACATAAGAATACAAGCCAACCTGATCTTAGCCCGAACCACAAACCGCATCTGAGGTGCGACCAGTCCGAACTTGACCCGAACCCGAGACTCACGATCAAACATGACCCTAACCCGAGACTATATCCGATCTAGACATGACCCATTCGCGCAGTAAATCAGTTAAAATAGTAAATTAATCAAACAAACACCCGAATTCGAGACTTATCCAATCCGGACATCACCGGTACCCGCAGTAAGCCGACAAAAATAGCAACTCTGTATCCGACAtacacccgaaccgaacaagaccGGAACCAAATTAAACCGATACAAAACCGTTTTAACCCCGAACCGTTTATAACCGATCCGAAACCGATccgatgacccgatttgacacccctgGCTATAGCCCAGGTTGCACAGGCTATTATCCGGGCCTGCCCGTCAAAATGTTGGCAGAATTAGGGGCTCAGGCCTCAGTGTTATGGAGTAAATTATTTAATATGGGTTacttaaataaataaagaacaTTTTCTTATTGAATATGGTGTTTCAAACATAATACTTCAGCATATTACATACCCGACAAaacgaaaaaaagaaaaaaaaagtcaaaggaAATGTTGAAGAAGATTACACAATGCAATGCTGAATGCTCCCCTTCTATTTTGAACCACGAGTAgtagaagaagaggaagaagtaGCAGCAGCAGTAGTACTGGTGGTCGACCCGGCCGTAGCCCTAGAGTTACCAGCTGGTTCATTACCACTCCCAATATTCTTAACTTTGAACCGATCATTCGCCTTCTCCTTATCCTTTTCATCTTTCTCTTTTATACTCCTATCATTAGTAATATAGTTATGATAATCATTAAGATTTAATTCCATGTCTTGTTGGGCAAGTACTTGTTCAACAAGCTCCCACATTTTGCTAACTTTTGGGTCTTCAATTCTCTCCTTGACGTAGGCTTCAAGAGTCTCATCCTTTTCGAGCAATTTAAAAACCTTACAAAGAAGTTTCCGGCTTTCGTTGTCAATTTCTACCAAACGATGTAGCAAATTCCTTACTTCCCCTGCCTCTACGGGGGACGGTGTATCCATGCTTTCTTGTGGACTAAGTCTTCTCTTCATCGATAGTGTTAGCTTGTAAATCGTGTTGCGCTCTTCATCGCCGTATTCAGGCAACGATAGGCGACGATCAACTCGTTTATTGCCATCATTGGAGTAATTATCTTCGGCCATCTCGAAAATTGTAAGTAAAGAAGAACAATTcaggggattttttttttctagggAAATAGTATTTGGTTATAGCTATAATAATAAATCTTACGTATGAGATAATGACAAAAGGTATTCAATAAAATTGTTGATAAAGTCTTGTTTGGAAATGTAGACATGtggactttttaattcaaaaccaTCGTTGTTTTTTGTTGGCTTGCACGTCCAATTAAGATGAAGAAATGGTTTCAACTTTCTTTCCTCCAATAGACAAGTTAATCCCACGCATGACTTGACCGGAAAACATTATTTGCCCCATGTACGTACGGCCCTTATCACATTTTTTGTGAAATTCGAATAGAGACAAATCACCCGGGACATACATATTTACATAAATGCTCTTATCAAAGAATTTGATTCTAAAATAATCAAGGACCACAGATGAATAAAGAGTATGGATCGATATTGTATCAACATGCCACTACaaccaaaaaaatcaatttaatagAGCTTATTTTTACATTTTAAAGCTTCTAGGAGCGTTGTTAAAATTAAAAGGTAATTTTTAAAGCGCTTTTAAAAAGCACTGTAAAAAGTACTCTTAGgataattcaattattttttatatcacattataagcgctattaaaagtgCATGTGCTATTAAAGGTTTTGCCGCCAACTTTAACATTATTTTCTAATAAGCAAATATGTACGAAACGCTATTAAAgtgaaatgatttttttttttcaatttcgcTGGCTGCAATATGTTTAATTTTTTCCACAAAACTATACATATTTCATAGTAACCCCATATTTTGAAGAGTATATTCAATAGTTGAATATTAACATCCAGGtttcaataaaaataattttacaatTTTGGTCACCATAACAAACATGATTGTATAGATATATTCGAAAATAAGACCAAACATAATTAATTACGTAAAAATACATTAAGTAATAGAGTTGGGTAGTCGTTGATTCCTTGAACGTACCCTAGCTAATGTATAGTTGTTTGAACAACATAGCACACCCACTACGTATTTATTTCGTCAACCTGCTACTTTTCATAACTTGAAAACTGACAATCTCAGAAGCATTCTGAAACAACGGGATACAAAATATTCATGCATATTTAGAAGGGAAAAAATTTAAATACAAAAGAGGTCAATATATCACTTCACAGAAACCAATTAGGGTGACCACTTTGATTTTGATTCTTTAAATGTGCTAGAAACTAATTAAACCTTATCTTGTTATACGTGATTTCAATATATTAACAACCAAATAATAAATGGTGATAATGCTTAATTAAAATGATgcaaacatgaaatatgatattataataattaattaaaaatatccTTAAAAACAAAGGGTTAGTACATGATATTTAAATTAACCAAAGAGAGGAGTCAAGTAGATTTATGCATGATTTTCTTAAATTATTAGCATAACGCTGCAAAATAAAATGagttagataaattaataaaattcaCTTTAATTACGCAAATCATGTATAATTAATTACCTTAGctacaaaattaaatgaaagttAAATAAAATCCATCAATAATATTGCTAGCACCGTGCTTGCTTATGTTTCTATGCCACCATCCTTTTGGCATCATGCTTTAGAAATGGCCGCATGCCTCTTGAATATTTTACCCTCGAAAATCCTAGGATACAAGTCTCCGACTCAAATTCTCTACCAAAAGACTCCCACATAGTCTCATCTACGGGTGTTTATTTGCTTATGTTTCCCTCTCATTTCTTCTACCTCAAATCCATAAACTCCAAGTTCGCTCTACCCCGTGTGTCTTTCTAGGATATCCATCCAATCTTCTCGGGTAAATGATATGATTTATCGAGTTGTAAAATAATCATCGCAAGGCATTTTCGATgaaacaaattttcaattttataagGTTCACACTCTAACGTTATATGAGATTTTGGGAAGTGATGAGTCTCCTATTTGTTTGCatttacaaaaggtcttgcgcgcataaggtgtacaataaatttattgtacaccaagataactttaaccttttttttgtaactttaacctagttttgattaacttttatataagtaaaaaaaattgatagataaatattttaaagggttaaatgattaattttatacattattagtgattttgaaaaataagtTATACTaagatgaaaaaatttatcacttaaaTATAGATAACtgttacatatataagcttaacttttaagcattttgagttaacttttactccggtgtacaatatttattgtacacccattataaataagaatttgctTTGCATTTATTGCACCAGATTGCAAATAGTGCAGCCCAACCTCCTCTAACTGAACCAGATCAGGCGGCCCACCAAAATGACACACCTGTGGCACGCGTCCAACTCACTCCCCGGACTCCCCCTCCCTCACTCGTGGGCCAGCAATCTCAACCCACTCCCCATCTATTTTCTGATTCTCCTACAAATGCACCTACTACTCCCA contains:
- the LOC130461077 gene encoding uncharacterized protein, with the translated sequence MAEDNYSNDGNKRVDRRLSLPEYGDEERNTIYKLTLSMKRRLSPQESMDTPSPVEAGEVRNLLHRLVEIDNESRKLLCKVFKLLEKDETLEAYVKERIEDPKVSKMWELVEQVLAQQDMELNLNDYHNYITNDRSIKEKDEKDKEKANDRFKVKNIGSGNEPAGNSRATAGSTTSTTAAATSSSSSTTRGSK